The window GAGTATCTATGCATCCTAGGatataaataaaccaaactaacatttcttttttagttGTGCACATCAAGAAAGCAAGGCATTCTtactaatttgtgtttttgacCCCACAATCTTAAAAAGATGTTCTCAATATAAAAAAGtagtaaatataattaaatttaatttaaaattttatgtgatTATTAATTAGTCATTATCACATTAATAGTGAGTTTTTTCCATTGTTAATGATGAAATAAGAAGGTGGAAGAAACTACTAAGTTTTTTTAtgctatttattatttatttaggataatttgagaaagagagagaaagtccCAAACTCATTTCTAATGCGTTTGGATTAATTTGTCTTTATCTTAACgaattttgcttaaaaaataaattgagtaAGAATAAAACtatacttataaaataattcaaCTGACCTTTTAGTTCTGATCATAAGTCATTAGAATTTGTCAGTAACCAAACTCAAAATAGTATATTTCATTTACAAGTGGTTTAGGTTACATTTGATGATTTGACCTTCTTCTTaaataactgttttttttttaaaaaagttatagTTTATCCGTCAATATTATACTATCCATATGAGATTTAACCATAGTTCACTTTCAAGTGACATAGTCAAGTTGAAGTTGGGTTTTTTCTATGTTCGGCCTACTGATTTTCAAGTAAACCCATTTTCAACATTATATTGGGCCTGTTAAATTGGTATTGGacctatttttaaaataaagaataacaaaccattttgattaatttttgggCCTTCCTCTTATTTCACTTATGCATCCTGCCTGTAttgagagtttttattttaaaacatttggGCCTTAGCTTTTCATTTTATCTGATCAGAATCATCAAACCATCCGGCCTTGGCTTttcattttaatgattttatctttttaaactaatacttataaaaaaactaCTCaagttatcaaaaaacaaaaaaaacgtAATAAAAGTTACCAAATAACTCACCAGGGAAAGGAGGAACCCCCACCTGTTCGCAAAGCATCGTAAAAAGTTCAAACATTAAAGCCTGAGCCTTAGACAAAACTCCAAATCATCCTACCCTCCTAATGCTGGCATAACTGAACAGAGTACAAGTCATCCAAAAATGAATCCAATGATTTCAACTCCCAATCATGCACAGCTTGAAGGGATACCACCTGACATGGTCAAACAATCATCCCCCAAAACTGAACTTAGTCCCCTGTTCCAATGTCATATTTCACAAAGTTTGTAAACATGAAAAGcaatgaaaatgaaaagcaaTAGAAGATCGTACCTTGCAGAATCGGATATGAGTCTCTGAGAATAGCTTCTTGTTAAAGGTGATTCAGAATCCGATGATGAAAGTACAAAAGTATAACGGTGGGGTGTGAGGGCTTGAGATCggagatggagggtgagggCTTGAGAGATGGAGGCTAGGGTTGAAAATGTTTTAGTTTCCTATTTATACAAAGCTTAAAGCTGCGTTTTTAAACTGCGCTATAGGCAAAATCTGAAGCCGCGTTTAAGAAACGCGGCCCCATCCCAATCTGAAGCCGCGTTTAAGAAACGCGGCCCCATCCCAAACtaaagccgcgttttaaacACGTGGCTTCAGACTAAATTTAAAGTTGCGTCTATAAAACGCGGCTTTGGGCAAGCTGGAGCTGTGGGGTTTTTTAAACACGGCCATggataagatttaaaaaaaaaaaaaaaaaagaaggtccTATGGTCGCGTTTTTTAAACGCGGCAATAACTTCAACtcaaaaaacgcagctatacACACTAAAAACGCGGCTCTAGACATGGGTTATAGCCGCACGTAAGAAATGCGGCTTCATGTGAATAACTTAAgccgcatttttaaaaaatgcggCTTTATCCTGTCTGTAGCCGCGTTTTtgaaaacgcggcctaagacccGCGTGTTTTGTAGTGAATCTACTGCTCTTGTCATGCATTTTCAGCCTTTTTTGCATCATTAGACAACCTCTATGTTCATTAATAATGAAGCCataattaaggtttttttttggaaaaaaaactataattagaaatacttaaatatattaaaaacgATATAATCAAGTTATTTTACCATTCATTTTAAAACATCTTTGAGTATAAGTATATACCGGTTCGATCCTAAATTGCTAatcctctattctattttggaatatttcaaaatatagatttttaaaataaaaaagtcaatatacaaatttcctaaaaaagatataataaaaaataggtacatattagaaataaattaaaaaacataaccAAAGCATAAAATGggaattattattaaattaaaagaaattaagttGACAATTATAAATATGTATAAAGCAAAAGTGCCATTGGGAAATCCATATGCGCGAGATTGACTTTGTTAAAGCTTATGAATATGGATATAGGAAGATAAGGAAACTTGTGGAAATTGTTCTCCTTCAAGGATATGTCTGGAAGAAACTTGTggaaattatatattaattcaccttctctctttctttgagTGTGTGATATATACAGAGAGCACTTTGAGTAGTGTTGTGATGCATCATGCAGAAAGTCACAATGAACTGAACAGTGACAAGTAATTGGGACGAGAAGATAGCTAGCTTGTAAATAGAGTATGCAGGGGGGATAAGTCTTTGTTTACAGGattaattcttttaataaaGCAGTGATCAGATGAATTAGGAGTAGACTCTAGAGTCACAAAGGACTAGCCTAGGAAGTGAATGGTGGTTTTTTGAGTTCACTCAGCTGttgaagttttttgtttttttgtttttgtttttgttttttgtttttttttttttttttttttttttttttttttttttgttatgaaatAAGGGAAACGAACGAATCTTGGctctactaataaaaaaaaaaaaaaaaaacctattgatCTTTTGCTTTGTAATAAAgagcaattatatatatacaccattcaataatttattatagaatttatattttaaaaatctcatcATTGAATTACATGTCCTATACATTCTTAACattcatgtcaattttcatgtctGAATtgcatgttatatatatatatatatatatatatatatatagacacaagtggttttttttttttttcttctgatgAATGACACACACACGTGGTTGTTGAActtttttagctttttgctATAAAATAAGGAACATGAGCGAATCTCGTCtatactaattaattaaataaattgggCAAAGTTTCTATTTCTGTATTGAGGGTCTAAAgtaattctttctttttgtttcttctaaAATATGATCAATTTAATTAGGGTCATGCTAACAAGTGCTCTTAGAACATTggttaataatcaattttagaaaaattttgacactacttttatgaaaaatgaaaaaagttgtcaaaacattaattactttttttttttttttttctctataaaaactttctttataaaaacattaattatatcctgcaaaacaaaactaaatgtGAAATCCAATTTGTTCCAAAGTTGTAGAATTTTTGGATCTTGAATTATTTGGTGACATGTATATGTCAAAACAATTCTACTGCCTACTAGCTAAAACCAATGTAATTTTTTCCCActtcttgaaaatttgaataattaggATCAATAAACCCCTTACAGTcattattgaaaaattaacaGAGAGAAGTCATTTCCAAACAAGGCCATAAAAAAACAGTGAAAACAAGAACTACTTTTGCAAACAACTCCTTGGAATGACAACTCCGTTACTGAACCCAGCGGCATTGGTGCAGGAAGATGTTGCAGCTCTTTTATTGTCAGTAAGCCTTATGTTTTGCAATTTGATCCCATTGCATGGATTACTAGAACTGCAAATAAAATTCATGGCTACTTGCGAGGCCGATGTTCCTCTTATGTTTTTGTAGGTCACTTGACTAATCTTCACGCCAGAATTCtagtaaaaaaaagagagaaatgccAAAAgaacaatgtatatatattaatggtttataactaatgaaattttgagGGAAAAGTCCATGTTATAATTTGTGGTGGAGCTAGAAAAATTAATCGGGAAAAGtccatcaaaaaaatatgaatattacaaaaattataagataatttttctaaaaaaaaaaaaaaaaaagggttcctTTTTAGAACTAATATTGAAGTATGACATATTTCTTTGTTGTACAATGCCTATTTTTATACTTAGAAAATAACCTCCTTgtatagtattttaaaaaatgtatatttttatcaactttgacTATTTTCTAATTACACCTCATGCgctttaaaatcatttttttcataatcatTTGATATAGGACTACTTTAATCACACAATTTTCATCCATTCCTCTTAGATTCACTATACTTATAAATTAAAGTATGCGTGCGAGATAagccttgaaaaaaaaaatttatgtctttatcttttatattttgaataatttaaagtaatacttttatattttttattcttactttgatattttttatatgtaaaagaCAATTACATaagagaatatatatttttgcaaaTCACATATCACGTGGTCAGTGATTTATAAACCATGCCAATATTATATAAAACAccttatttaataatttgttaacAATATCTTGGGAATTTTTTTAGGATCAAATCAATGTTAAATCAGAGAGACGCGATCAAAACATTTGAAAACTAATTGGCTTAATGAGAAATGCATAAAATTTGGAGAGACATTATTAATACAAATACTTTGAGAGGATTATaccttaatattttttggtattgTCAATAGATATGCTTATAATATACCTTCCAAAAAGATTGAGGAGACTAGATactatttttcttataatttactaataacgatatatatatatatatatatatatatatatctctcagCTTAAAGAAtgcatttcttttttccaaaggCTTGGGGGCCATGGCTTGCACGGGCCTCCATGTAGTTCCGCAACTAGTGattaatttctaaatttaatcGCAGTTTCTTTTGTCTAAAAATAAGTGTAATACTAgtgatataatatattttacaattttttttttcacataattgTTAATATGGATTATTATGATCGGAATAACATCACTTTCACCTTAATTTATTattgatattatatttattttgtacctAGCATAATAAGTCATATAAATAgttgttgaaaaaataaaacttgtggcTAATGTGCCATAAATTTATTGCAAATGAAATAGGTACCTGATTTGGACAGCCTTTGTTATCGGGGCAGTACTTTTGATCAATGATTATAGGGTTATAAACATCTCTCATGATAATGTTCCTGAAAACAATGTTTCTTGCATATCCATTGCTAGGCTTGGCCCATGATTTTATTCGTACTCCATTTTGAGTTCTTGTGAAAACTGAACTTGTTATTGTTACATTCTGCACACCATCTTCATAGACATTATCGCCCAAGCTACCAATGCTGtgagaatttgaaaaaaaatgatcaatgaGAAATGATGCTAACGAGTATCATATAATTTAGATATTGGACAAGTTAAAAGCATTTTAATGGTTTGTATTgctaatatttgggcttttaaGATAAGGAAAAGTCCAATATAGAAACAGTTTTACACACTGGGCTGGCCAAACCCAGTTATTGGCTTTTGGGCTTGTTGATTTCAATCCAagaaatgtttttctttatgaGGGCCCAAATATCACAAATAGTTAAAATTCCTTCTTAAAAAGGGTATTTGCAATGTTAAGTAGCAGTGCTAATTGTTATTAGGATCACTAGGAATCTTTTTGAGGGTATCTGACACACACATGCgcaaaaaaaacctaatcacAAAGTACAACTTTCTTGTATATATTTGAATTACGGTAAAGAGAAAAGATTTGAAATCTGAACATTTTCgtaaaaatactaaaaagtgcCCGTTGAGTAATAAGGCTATTGACaactaaataattaattaaatgaacaaaaagaaaatttgaatcggtaatgtaacaaaaaaatttcaacgaTATTACCTTATTCCATGTCCAGGGCCACAGGCAATATGATCAATCCACAAGTTCTTAGAGCCCTGACCAATGGATATGCAATCATCTCCTGTCTTTATCATACTTGAACTAATGGTGATCCTAGTTGAGGATTGCACATGTATGCCATCGGTGTTGAGGCTCGTGCTGGGGGCTGTAATTTTCAAGTTTCGAAGAACAACATCGTTGCAATGGTAAATAGCAATATGAATTAACTGGCTGTTGATTGATTTCAAGCCATTCACCACGATATTGCTTGACCACATGAACGATATTGACTGGAATAAACAAGGTATGTAGGCAATGGTtaatatttgtattaaaaatttaatataccttttaaatttttaataggtCATCGATCAGTATGATGCACATGCTTTGTTCTACTGGAATTAGTTGTAATACTTCGCATTCAAGCAATTAACTCTTTCCCTCataaaaaagcaattaattaaCTCATTTAATCaatcagggaaaaaaaatgagaagaaatgaaacacatataaaaaaaaaaatgtcatgaaAATGAACATGCTAATTAATACATGTACTATCATTAGTTTTAATTGGAAATTCTTGAGCATTGTTATGAATATTAGTTTTACtaattattaacttttaaaCAAGTCATGAACCTTGTAATTTAATACTCTAGTTAGTACTTTATGGTGTTTCTAATATGTTTAAAATACACCAAGATTAGAATTTGACTTCTCTTGGAAGAAATGCATGTCCAACATGTCAACTACGAGGCTACAAGCTTGACTTGGTAAGATatggaaaatcaataaaaataataaaatgactCATTATGTATTAACCTCAATTAAACTCCAATTCGACTTTAAAAATCTTGAACATCtcatttttccaattttttgaaCAGTTTGGGTTTCAAAActatgatagttttttttaggTATGTATATCTTCAAACTACCATTCAAGACTTAATAATCATATTTTCCTATAATATTGAACTAAACAAGAACTAAATTGAAATTATAATTAACTAATCTTACTTTCAATAATAGTTCATTCATTTCAAGGTTTGAGAAGTAAACTAATCctcagccaaaaaagaaaagaaaaaagaagtaaactAATCAAATTTATCATCTCATCCATTtgtaattattttacaataattttaacattttcctaatATCTATACTATCAAGTCAGTACATACTAGCTTATCATTCAAGCAATCAATAGTTGTAATTTTCCACATTGAACTAAGCAAGAAACTGAGTTGGtattactaattaattaatctcactttttcttttactagGATTAAGAAGCAAGCAATAACATACACTTGATCCAGTTGGGCAACTCCTTCCAGCTCTCCGGCAAGACCAATAGCTAGCTCCCTTTGCATCGATAATTCCACCTTTGACTGAAACCCAAGAGACCTTGTTGAACAAAATCCAATTTCCAGAATTCCCAATGCTCCAATAATCTGATGGGGCAACAAGAGTGCCAGCAATCTGAAACACAATTTTACTCTTACATGGCCCGGAAAAAACTATTGGTTTTAGCAAGAAAGTCCCTCTAGGAACGTAAATAGTGGCAGATCGAACAGAGTTGCATGCTGACCCCCATGCGCTAAGAAATGGTAGCGTCGAGTCAGTTTTCCCATCTGCTCTAGCTCCAAAACTGACCACGTTATATGCCGCATTTGATGATTGAAAGAAGGCTAAGAAAATACAAGACAGTACTATGAGTCTAGTAGCCATCTTGTTAATTTTGACCAGAGAGTGAGCTAGGTTGATGAAAGAGGATCATGGATTTTGGAGTCAATTTATAGTCTTGGATATTTGGAACTACAGCTTGTTTAATATTGGTTTAAGTCTTAAATAAGTCAATTAAATGTTACTCTCACGGCATCAAGTACTTCTAAGTCTTAATAATATGTACGGTGGCATTATGTTgtattatctttattaaaaaaaaaaaaaaattacttgtatattttatgaataatcACATGATACACTAGTATTATGCATCTACAATCTTCTTAAGCTAAGTGATCATGTTATACCAATTACAGTTTGCCACTTCGTCACGTGTACATTAATTAATATAGTGCATATCAATTTATACTTCAATCTATGTATGGatgtaaataaaaattcatagtTAAAAGTTCAATATAATTATGTAACTTATTATCATAATTGTTGTATTTTGTAGTACTTTGGTGCCCTAGAGATGACACatgtttaaaaataacaatgtGTTACTTGCGTGCATGTTTAATACACTAGAGTACTAAACTCGAGCTTAACACTATATTACATTGTAATCTATTTGATATATGtctattgagttttttttttttttttttttggtaaaaaaagaaagaaagagtagaGAGGGGTGACCAGTATGGTTTTCTTACTTGGGCGTGGCTATAATAGTACTTTACTCGCTCCTGGGCGAGACCCCATACTTCCGGTCTATGTGAGAAACTTATTTTTTAGGTCGATTGTTTGGGATGAAAATAGGATATAAGGAATACTAACACACAACTAGTTGTTTGAGACTTTGAACCCAACTGTTAAGACTTGTTAACCCGGTATCTTACCAACTAGGCCACCTGAATGTTGGTATATGTATTGTGTATTCCTCATATAACAGGGCAAGTGATTTGAGGTAGTAGTAGGCTAATAGCACTATTTGATTATTGTTAAGTAGTGGAACCAAATGAACATTAATTAATGAAGATAATTTTTCACCATTAGGCATATATTCAATTAGTTTGATTCTAGCCAAAGGTCTTATAGTTGAATTGACTTCTCCCCATGTACAAAGGGCTTGGGGGTCTAGGGAGAAAAGGGTTCGAGTTGcagggttagcagcatgttgtaattatttaaaaaaaaaaatttatttgattctaaaaaataaaaaataaaaaatagtccATTAATTTCTTTGTGCATTGGTGTCTCGGAATATAGACAGCATGGAAATCCTTAAAAGACAATTgagcttattattattattgataacCCGCTTTGCAAGGATCGCTTAGACTAATTAATATCGTTGAGTGTATAACACTCGGAGCCTTCAATGACAGTCATGTGAAACGTGGAGCATTAGCGGAGAACTGGGCGAGAATATGGCTCATTCTCATGCAGAGGcaataacataatttaatatttaatataccAGAACCAGAAGGAGTTCCTAAAGAATGTGCATGCAGGGTCGTACCTTTACTACTAGCTCTTATTAAAGTAGTAATCACAGGCATTCATTCATGTCAAATGTGATTAGAACTACTAGATCCAGTTTCACGTGATAAGGAATTCCAAgtccattttccaaaaaactttTCCACTATTTTCTTGTGATTTATCCATTCGTTCTAATCTTTCCAAACCTCAGGAATAAATTTATAGTGTTTTTAGTCTCTTGTAGTTGAACAGATTCAGATTTCGAAGCcgtttatataaaaaatcaattaatatgtTAACCTATTGATAAAGAGTAATTATCATaagtaacacaaaaaaaaacctttcaaaGTGACAGAATTTTCAAAACTGCTTGTGGGAAAACTTCTTTCTATCTTGTTATTCTCCAAATTAcgaaaaacaattataaaagaaattgattttcATCTTTCCATGGTCCAAAAATTTTGCAGTTTAACTTtgtctatttttatttcaatttgctcaagaaaagtttcaaatttgtgtattttgactgtttggtaagagtatttaaatatatatatatatatatatatattgtaatttataaaatggtgggtctcatacttgaatttattgtttagCTAATATTTTCTcgatacaatttattttaaaaaattgtatcctATTTTCCTAGTTTAGAATAGGATTTTGAAACGGATAAAAAGATGTTTTCAGgatacataaaatatttttaatgatataGTTGTAAGtaaattgaaaacaatggaCCCCACATATTTGTTAaaactcttttatctcttaactagcctctaagcacacACATTTcgcgtgcttagaggctcttctatttttttgggtgaaagttaataatttgcatatactataatttaaaaatatatttttttatttttcaaaaaaataaaaaggataaactttagatataaacattaattataatttttttttgaacgtaaagaaaaaaaaaatatcctaaattttaggagttttctttttgaattcaaaatgaaatttgttatttgacatttatgatcCTATTTCTAAATAAAGTTAACTTtcattaatgagggtatttttgaaccacataaaagtccagtTGAAAGAGGAGAATcatcttatatatagtatagattaAGGAGCTTATGTTTATCACAAAAAGAATTTCtacacttcaaatttgaaacttatcattaaaaaaataagtcatgatgagttttattttcttatcattatccacaaaaaaagtaatctacatattctatatgttactttttgtaaatattaaaaaaaaaaaaaaaactcaaaaacagaAATGGTCTcctaaacaattattttttgattttagtattttgaaaattattcttaaaagtGAGAGTCAAAcatgtataatataaaaattattatctgaaaattagtttataaataatttatttgaaaactggatttaattaaaaaaaaaaaaaaaaaactccctaTGACCAGATCTAAAGGTTAGGTTGGGAGATAGAtaattttttccaataattttagtatcttttggttttggtaaaatttagaTAGATCTAGAATGAGTTTTTTGAACTTGTGAAAAATGGgtaagtttgaactttgaatcgGACCCACTAAAATAGCAGGCTTGTTTGGATTTAGATCGACTCTTttgactaagaaaaaaaaatctccatttTCTCCTATGTATTCAGATTTTTGTTTCATAGTTTGAAAATCTCAAATATTTAATTGTCTCCCTTCGATTCTTACtatcttagttttttttctttcttttctttgagtcTGGTGAGGGTCAATCTCCCTCGACCAATATTACGGCTCATCTTCATCTCTTTGATTTTGTGTTCTCACTTTGAAACTGTTAATATGCCAACCTTTGATCTCCCTCTACTAAGGTTTCATCTATTGAATTGTGGATCTATCGTTGTGTTAAATCGTCAacattaaaagtttttttttttttttttttttttccaaaacaaccattatttattaatttgttcCTACTCAACCTcattgttctttaaaaaaaaaaagtaatctctgacaaattgaaagaaaatttatttaaaagcAATTATAGCTAGAAATTCGatcttagggtctgtttggatagaacttattttgctgaaactgaaaactgaaaactgaaaacactgtagcaaaataatttttaaatgtgtaaatagtaccgtgggacccattttaataaaaaagttactgaaaattGATGTctgtgggacccatgaacagtgcacagatgcactgttcactgctGACTTAGTCAATATCTATGgctgaagctaaaaaaaaaaaaaaaaaaagggacaaaacGCAGACTTAAAACGCAAACGCCACTTCAGTGCTATCCAAACTGCaccttagtgtgtgtttggattgaaatgaaaaactaaaatgatttcactatttagc of the Quercus robur chromosome 10, dhQueRobu3.1, whole genome shotgun sequence genome contains:
- the LOC126702004 gene encoding polygalacturonase-like; translated protein: MATRLIVLSCIFLAFFQSSNAAYNVVSFGARADGKTDSTLPFLSAWGSACNSVRSATIYVPRGTFLLKPIVFSGPCKSKIVFQIAGTLVAPSDYWSIGNSGNWILFNKVSWVSVKGGIIDAKGASYWSCRRAGRSCPTGSSSISFMWSSNIVVNGLKSINSQLIHIAIYHCNDVVLRNLKITAPSTSLNTDGIHVQSSTRITISSSMIKTGDDCISIGQGSKNLWIDHIACGPGHGISIGSLGDNVYEDGVQNVTITSSVFTRTQNGVRIKSWAKPSNGYARNIVFRNIIMRDVYNPIIIDQKYCPDNKGCPNQNSGVKISQVTYKNIRGTSASQVAMNFICSSSNPCNGIKLQNIRLTDNKRAATSSCTNAAGFSNGVVIPRSCLQK